The Xanthomonas sp. CFBP 8443 genome has a window encoding:
- the dcp gene encoding peptidyl-dipeptidase Dcp, with product MSRTVVLAAAISLALAACSGKESTPVPAAPAASQSPAPAAANPLLSASTLPFQAPPFDKIKDADYLPAFEEGMKQHLAEIRTIADNAEPATFANTIEAMERSGETLNRVNRIFFGLVQADTNDERQKIQEAVAPKLAEHQDEISLDPKLFARIKAIYDQRDTLNLEPEQKRLVERDYEEFVRAGAQLSDADKATLRKLNVEETTLATQFHTKLVAATAAGAVVVDDKAKLDGLSEGDIASAAQDATARKLDGKYLLALQNTTQQPVLASLKDRELRTQVMAASQSRAEKGDANDTRQTIQRLAQLRAQKAKLLGFDSYAAYSLGDQMAKTPTAALKLLTDTVPAATAKARSEIAEMQKVIDAQNGGFKLAASDWDFYAEQVRKAKYDLDESQIKPYFEMDNVLKNGVFYAATELYGITFKERTDIPTYHPDMKVYEVFDQDGTSMALFYTDYYKRDSKSGGAWMDVFVEQDGLTGAKPVVYNVCNFTKPAPGQPALLSFDDVTTMFHEFGHALHGMFSKVKYPSIAGTSTSRDFVEFPSQFNEHWASDPKVFAHYAKHYQTGAAMPAELVEKIKKARTFNQGYATTEYLSAALLDLAWHTQPADAPLQDVDKFEADALKKFKVDVAEVPPRYRTTYFDHIWGGGYSAGYYAYFWSEVLDDDAFEWFKENGGLSRKNGDVFRAKILSRGNTVDLATLYRDFRGKDPSVEPLLESRGLKD from the coding sequence ATGTCGCGTACTGTCGTTCTGGCCGCCGCCATCAGCTTGGCGCTGGCGGCCTGTTCCGGTAAGGAGTCCACCCCCGTGCCCGCCGCCCCCGCCGCCTCGCAAAGCCCCGCCCCCGCCGCCGCCAACCCGCTGTTGAGCGCCAGCACGCTGCCGTTCCAGGCGCCGCCGTTCGACAAGATCAAGGACGCCGACTACCTGCCCGCGTTCGAAGAGGGCATGAAGCAGCACCTGGCCGAGATCCGCACGATCGCCGACAACGCCGAGCCGGCCACCTTCGCCAACACCATCGAGGCGATGGAGCGCAGCGGCGAGACCCTGAACCGGGTCAACCGCATCTTCTTCGGCCTGGTCCAGGCCGACACCAACGACGAGCGCCAGAAGATCCAGGAAGCGGTGGCGCCGAAGCTGGCCGAACACCAGGACGAGATCAGCCTGGATCCGAAGCTGTTCGCGCGGATCAAGGCGATCTACGACCAGCGCGACACGCTGAACCTGGAGCCGGAACAGAAGCGCCTGGTCGAGCGCGACTACGAGGAATTCGTGCGCGCCGGCGCGCAGCTGTCCGATGCCGACAAGGCGACGCTGCGCAAGCTCAACGTCGAGGAAACCACGCTGGCCACCCAGTTCCACACCAAGCTGGTCGCGGCCACCGCCGCCGGTGCGGTGGTGGTGGACGACAAGGCCAAGCTCGATGGCCTGTCCGAAGGCGACATCGCCTCGGCCGCGCAGGACGCCACCGCGCGCAAGCTCGACGGCAAGTACCTGCTCGCGCTGCAGAACACCACCCAGCAGCCGGTGCTGGCCTCGCTGAAGGACCGCGAGCTGCGCACCCAGGTGATGGCCGCCTCGCAGTCGCGCGCCGAGAAGGGCGACGCCAACGACACCCGCCAGACCATCCAGCGCCTGGCCCAGCTGCGCGCGCAGAAGGCCAAGCTGCTCGGCTTCGACAGCTACGCCGCCTACAGCCTGGGCGACCAGATGGCCAAGACCCCGACCGCGGCGCTGAAGCTGCTCACCGACACCGTGCCGGCGGCCACCGCCAAGGCGCGCAGCGAGATCGCCGAGATGCAGAAGGTGATCGACGCTCAGAACGGCGGCTTCAAGCTCGCCGCGTCGGATTGGGACTTCTACGCCGAGCAGGTACGCAAGGCCAAGTACGACCTGGACGAATCGCAGATCAAGCCGTACTTCGAGATGGACAACGTGCTCAAGAACGGCGTGTTCTACGCCGCCACCGAGCTGTACGGCATCACCTTCAAGGAACGCACCGACATTCCGACCTACCACCCGGACATGAAGGTGTACGAAGTGTTCGACCAGGATGGCACCTCGATGGCGCTGTTCTACACCGACTACTACAAGCGCGACAGCAAGTCCGGCGGCGCGTGGATGGATGTGTTCGTCGAGCAGGACGGCCTCACCGGCGCCAAGCCGGTGGTGTACAACGTCTGCAACTTCACCAAGCCCGCGCCTGGGCAGCCGGCGCTGCTCAGCTTCGACGACGTCACCACCATGTTCCATGAGTTCGGCCACGCGCTGCACGGTATGTTCTCCAAGGTGAAGTACCCGTCGATCGCCGGCACCAGCACCTCGCGCGACTTCGTCGAGTTCCCGTCGCAGTTCAACGAGCACTGGGCCTCGGATCCGAAGGTGTTCGCGCACTACGCCAAGCACTACCAGACCGGCGCGGCGATGCCGGCCGAACTGGTGGAGAAGATCAAGAAGGCGCGCACCTTCAACCAGGGCTACGCGACCACCGAGTACCTGTCGGCGGCGCTGCTCGACCTGGCCTGGCACACCCAGCCGGCCGACGCGCCGCTGCAGGACGTGGACAAGTTCGAAGCCGACGCGCTGAAGAAGTTCAAGGTGGACGTGGCCGAAGTGCCGCCGCGCTACCGCACCACCTATTTCGACCACATCTGGGGCGGCGGCTACTCGGCCGGCTACTACGCCTACTTCTGGTCGGAAGTGCTCGACGACGACGCGTTCGAATGGTTCAAGGAGAACGGCGGCCTGTCGCGCAAGAACGGCGACGTCTTCCGCGCCAAGATCCTCTCGCGCGGCAACACCGTCGACCTGGCCACCCTGTACCGCGATTTCCGCGGCAAGGACCCCAGCGTCGAACCGCTGCTTGAAAGCCGCGGCCTGAAGGACTGA